In Rhodoligotrophos defluvii, a genomic segment contains:
- a CDS encoding CAP domain-containing protein produces MQRFGTRYSLRSVGQAKWLNAAKLAVLAYFFFFSVPYAVAVTEFPPHGGPGGGDFREECPSGEYLVGARYRSGLWLDQISIICAPIDAAGLTGQHSHGSPVGGNGGAPGEKWCNPGHTIVGGGILLRSDNRYVRMIDFRCKATTSDAGYLLANVGAPASIFPEHHQSCPTGEAVVGIHGRAGAFVDAIGLICGEIPRFDPSRPEPRPEACLDIEEDPVPEQWKDMLNAHNERRVTHCVAPLSWSRELAEAAQAYAEKCILDTHGSDGENMADAWTVRNGNPVLPALSDREAFENTWYCEVNNYDFLNPQFQGGFTAGCRNVNGHFTQIVWKDTCQLGCGRATCEMTDSNGIVRTGTHWVCRYKPAGNINVHDPDVLKEQVRPPLCKADE; encoded by the coding sequence GTGCAAAGGTTCGGTACCCGGTATTCACTCAGGTCCGTTGGCCAAGCGAAATGGCTCAATGCCGCAAAGCTGGCGGTTTTGGCCTATTTCTTCTTCTTTTCTGTCCCTTATGCTGTTGCCGTCACGGAATTCCCGCCCCATGGCGGTCCCGGCGGAGGCGATTTCCGGGAGGAGTGTCCGTCCGGCGAATATTTGGTTGGCGCGCGGTATCGGTCGGGTTTGTGGCTGGATCAGATCTCGATAATTTGTGCCCCGATCGATGCGGCCGGCTTGACCGGCCAACATTCGCACGGTTCGCCTGTTGGTGGAAACGGCGGTGCCCCGGGTGAGAAATGGTGCAACCCCGGCCACACAATCGTTGGCGGGGGGATCTTGTTGCGTTCGGACAATCGCTATGTCCGGATGATCGACTTCAGATGCAAAGCGACCACAAGTGACGCAGGATACCTCTTGGCGAATGTCGGCGCACCCGCAAGCATATTTCCCGAACATCACCAGTCCTGCCCGACTGGAGAAGCGGTTGTCGGTATCCATGGCCGTGCCGGTGCGTTCGTGGATGCAATCGGCCTGATCTGCGGTGAAATCCCCCGGTTCGACCCTTCCCGTCCGGAGCCCCGTCCCGAGGCCTGTCTGGACATTGAGGAAGATCCCGTGCCGGAACAGTGGAAAGACATGCTGAACGCCCATAACGAGCGGCGGGTGACCCATTGCGTTGCGCCGCTCAGCTGGTCGAGAGAGCTTGCCGAGGCAGCCCAAGCCTATGCGGAAAAGTGTATCCTCGACACGCATGGCTCTGACGGCGAGAACATGGCGGATGCGTGGACCGTGAGAAACGGCAATCCCGTCCTGCCCGCGCTTTCCGACAGAGAGGCCTTCGAGAATACATGGTATTGCGAGGTGAACAACTACGACTTCCTCAACCCGCAGTTCCAAGGCGGGTTCACTGCAGGCTGCAGGAACGTCAACGGGCATTTTACCCAGATCGTGTGGAAGGACACATGTCAGCTCGGGTGCGGCAGGGCGACATGCGAGATGACCGACAGCAACGGTATCGTCCGGACCGGGACACATTGGGTGTGCAGGTATAAACCGGCCGGCAACATCAATGTCCACGACCCGGATGTCTTGAAGGAGCAGGTGCGCCCGCCTCTCTGTAAAGCGGACGAGTGA
- a CDS encoding SDR family oxidoreductase, translated as MTFNRSEQPRTVIVTGAAAGIGRAIAHRFASGGDRIGLIARDADALAAVRREIRSMGAEAEFAVADVADAEAVFAAAEQLEQKLGDTDIWINNAMETVFSTVADMSPEEFRRVTEVTYLGFVHGTMAALKSMRPRRKGHIMQMGSALAYRGIPLQSAYCGAKHAIRGFTDSLRAELIAEDSNIKLTVIDLPAVNTPQFDWARAHIGRQPRPMGRPVQPEVVADAVFRAAEGRWREYWLGFSTMKMVLGSFVAPGYVDTYLARHAFAGQQRRKRIAPDREDNLDHPITELHRTRGSFSSEARESAPLIAGEVVRAGAIAAGALFFFGLGASLGAGWRSRRDASHR; from the coding sequence ATGACATTCAACCGCTCGGAACAGCCGCGCACCGTCATCGTGACGGGGGCGGCAGCAGGAATAGGCCGGGCCATTGCCCACCGGTTCGCATCCGGGGGCGATCGCATAGGGCTCATCGCCCGTGATGCGGACGCCCTCGCAGCTGTCCGCCGCGAAATCCGATCGATGGGGGCGGAAGCCGAGTTCGCGGTGGCCGACGTGGCCGACGCGGAGGCCGTGTTCGCGGCGGCCGAGCAGCTGGAGCAGAAGCTGGGCGACACCGACATCTGGATCAACAATGCCATGGAGACGGTGTTCTCGACCGTGGCCGACATGAGTCCGGAAGAGTTCCGCCGGGTCACCGAGGTCACCTATCTCGGCTTTGTCCACGGGACCATGGCGGCGCTCAAGTCCATGCGCCCGCGGCGGAAGGGTCACATTATGCAGATGGGCTCCGCGCTGGCTTATCGGGGCATACCCCTGCAATCGGCCTATTGCGGCGCCAAGCATGCCATCCGCGGCTTTACGGACTCGCTCCGGGCCGAGCTGATCGCGGAAGACTCGAACATCAAGCTGACCGTGATCGACCTCCCGGCCGTGAACACCCCCCAGTTCGACTGGGCGCGCGCCCATATCGGGCGCCAGCCTCGCCCGATGGGGCGCCCTGTCCAGCCGGAAGTGGTGGCGGATGCGGTATTTCGTGCAGCCGAGGGCCGGTGGCGTGAATACTGGCTCGGCTTTTCCACCATGAAGATGGTGCTCGGCAGTTTCGTCGCACCGGGCTATGTCGACACATATCTCGCTCGCCATGCCTTTGCCGGGCAGCAGAGGCGAAAGCGCATCGCGCCGGACCGCGAGGACAATCTCGACCATCCCATCACCGAGCTCCACCGGACACGAGGGTCGTTCAGCTCGGAAGCGCGGGAATCCGCGCCGCTCATTGCCGGGGAGGTGGTTCGCGCCGGCGCCATCGCCGCGGGCGCGCTCTTCTTCTTCGGGCTCGGCGCAAGCCTCGGCGCCGGGTGGCGGTCTCGCCGGGACGCGTCTCATAGATGA
- a CDS encoding MFS transporter: MEGLEIARKRAVWRDRRAIALLMAATLTTMANATISPALPGLERLFAEDPNAALLTRLLVPAPSLAVALCAPLAGVAMDRFGRRRLLLAGVVLFVIAGSGGLFLPDLPTIFVSRLVLGLAVGLIMTAQTALIGDYFSGANRSAMTALQISARNFGGLLFIALAGWVALVSPRMPFAIYGLAVLFLPVMWKVIVDTARPSLSPGADVAEGVEGAPGWRLLFAGLVLLQALTNMFFFIVPTQLPFFFDAHGRDSALMTGAALGAVMLAGGCCALLYPRVRQAIGYVGVFVLGYAAMALGFGLLIVWPATPLSFVAVASIGAGYAIVSPTFVALTLDLAPARRRGLAGGILTASVFIGQFCSPLLSTPMISAFGYEGLFRGTAVLLATMALAAAALRGLWGGPRSAGRAAGSVGS, translated from the coding sequence ATGGAAGGCTTGGAGATCGCGAGAAAAAGGGCGGTATGGCGGGATAGGCGGGCCATAGCCCTCCTGATGGCGGCAACGCTGACGACCATGGCGAATGCAACCATCAGTCCGGCCCTCCCGGGGCTCGAGCGCTTGTTCGCGGAAGACCCGAATGCGGCACTCTTGACCCGGCTGCTCGTGCCCGCGCCCTCACTGGCCGTCGCCCTCTGCGCCCCGCTCGCCGGGGTCGCTATGGATCGCTTCGGGCGGCGCCGGCTGCTGCTTGCGGGTGTCGTCCTGTTCGTGATCGCCGGAAGCGGTGGCCTCTTCCTGCCGGACCTCCCGACGATCTTCGTCAGCCGTCTGGTTCTCGGGCTTGCCGTCGGCCTCATCATGACCGCTCAGACCGCGCTGATCGGAGACTATTTCTCGGGCGCCAACCGGAGCGCAATGACCGCTTTGCAGATCTCGGCGCGAAACTTCGGAGGACTGCTCTTTATCGCGCTCGCCGGGTGGGTTGCGCTCGTCTCGCCTCGCATGCCTTTTGCGATCTATGGCCTGGCGGTCCTGTTCCTGCCCGTCATGTGGAAGGTCATCGTCGACACCGCGCGGCCTTCGCTGTCACCGGGAGCCGACGTGGCCGAAGGTGTCGAGGGCGCCCCCGGCTGGCGCCTGCTCTTTGCCGGGCTGGTGTTGCTCCAGGCGCTGACCAACATGTTCTTCTTCATTGTGCCGACCCAATTGCCGTTCTTCTTCGATGCGCATGGCCGTGACAGCGCCCTGATGACTGGAGCGGCGCTCGGCGCAGTCATGCTGGCCGGGGGCTGCTGCGCGCTCCTCTACCCGCGCGTGCGGCAGGCCATCGGCTATGTCGGCGTCTTCGTCCTCGGCTATGCCGCCATGGCTCTCGGTTTTGGCCTTCTGATCGTTTGGCCGGCCACGCCGCTGTCGTTCGTGGCAGTTGCGTCGATCGGTGCGGGCTATGCGATCGTCTCGCCCACCTTCGTCGCTCTCACCCTCGATCTCGCGCCTGCCCGGCGACGGGGGCTGGCCGGCGGTATTCTGACTGCTTCGGTATTCATCGGACAGTTCTGCTCGCCGCTCCTGAGCACCCCGATGATTTCGGCCTTCGGCTATGAAGGGCTGTTTCGGGGCACTGCCGTGCTCCTGGCGACAATGGCCCTCGCCGCAGCGGCATTGCGAGGGCTATGGGGCGGGCCCCGCTCCGCGGGCCGGGCGGCGGGCTCGGTGGGGTCGTGA
- a CDS encoding proline racemase family protein produces the protein MMRNTHYVDCIYTHTEGEPTCIIHSGITYPAGLDILGKREFIRKHYDHVRLATMREPRGHKDMFGVFVTPPSEEDADAGMLWMDSERFVEMCGHGTIALSMALVAHRMVHRVEEPVTTIRYETPAGRVTAEVGLENGEPAWTRFENVPAFVLAQDVPVELPGYGELKADISFGGNFFAIVRWPDKERPIAPENAKLLSEMGLLVKKQINEKMLVQHPVKTHISGLHFCTFWQDPDRPDSLYRNVHVYSDGKLDRSPGGTGTSAMMARFEARGEIKVGQTIKSEGLLGSGQFEGKLVGETTVGNYRAVVPTVKGTASVIGYAKWLIDPNDPVGLGFVIG, from the coding sequence ATGATGCGCAACACCCACTACGTCGACTGCATCTATACGCACACCGAGGGTGAGCCCACCTGCATCATCCATAGTGGCATCACCTATCCCGCCGGCCTCGACATTCTCGGCAAGCGCGAGTTCATCCGGAAGCATTACGACCATGTGCGCCTGGCCACCATGCGCGAGCCGCGCGGCCACAAGGACATGTTCGGCGTGTTCGTGACGCCGCCCTCGGAGGAGGATGCTGATGCGGGCATGCTGTGGATGGACAGCGAGCGCTTCGTCGAGATGTGCGGGCACGGCACCATCGCCCTGTCCATGGCGCTGGTCGCCCACCGCATGGTGCACCGGGTGGAAGAGCCTGTCACCACCATCCGCTACGAGACGCCGGCCGGCCGGGTGACGGCTGAGGTGGGGCTGGAGAACGGCGAACCGGCCTGGACCCGGTTCGAGAACGTGCCGGCATTCGTGCTGGCACAGGACGTGCCGGTTGAACTGCCGGGCTATGGCGAGCTCAAGGCCGATATCAGCTTCGGCGGAAACTTCTTCGCGATTGTGCGGTGGCCGGACAAGGAACGGCCGATCGCGCCGGAAAACGCCAAGCTGCTTTCCGAGATGGGGCTGCTGGTCAAGAAGCAGATCAATGAGAAGATGCTGGTGCAGCATCCGGTGAAGACCCATATCAGCGGCCTGCATTTCTGCACGTTCTGGCAGGATCCCGACCGGCCGGATTCCCTCTATCGCAATGTTCACGTCTATAGCGACGGCAAGCTCGACCGCTCGCCGGGGGGCACCGGCACCAGCGCAATGATGGCGCGGTTCGAAGCACGCGGCGAGATCAAGGTCGGCCAGACGATCAAGTCCGAAGGGCTGCTCGGCAGCGGGCAATTCGAGGGCAAGCTGGTGGGCGAAACGACGGTCGGCAACTACCGGGCGGTGGTTCCCACGGTCAAAGGCACCGCGTCGGTGATCGGCTATGCCAAGTGGCTGATCGACCCCAACGATCCCGTGGGCCTGGGCTTCGTGATCGGCTGA
- a CDS encoding helix-turn-helix domain-containing protein, with the protein MYLLDIGDVAERSGVSPSTLRYYEEIGLIRSDGRHGLRRQFGADVLLKLSLINLGKSAGFSLSEIAGMFGQDGQLDLPRADLHARADALQRQIADLRVLRDALRHVADCPAPSHLECPSFRKLMRAASLKRIASRRHARPAGKGPAAARRSL; encoded by the coding sequence ATGTATCTGCTCGATATCGGCGACGTCGCCGAGCGCTCCGGCGTCTCGCCTTCCACATTGCGCTACTATGAGGAGATCGGGCTGATCCGCTCCGATGGCAGGCATGGGCTGCGCCGGCAGTTCGGTGCCGACGTGCTTCTCAAGCTCTCGCTGATCAATCTCGGGAAATCGGCCGGCTTCAGCCTCAGCGAGATCGCTGGAATGTTCGGCCAAGATGGCCAGCTCGACCTTCCTCGTGCCGATCTGCATGCCAGGGCGGACGCTCTGCAGCGGCAAATCGCGGATCTTCGCGTGTTACGGGATGCGCTTCGGCATGTCGCCGACTGCCCTGCCCCGTCTCACCTCGAATGCCCGAGCTTCCGGAAGCTCATGAGGGCGGCGTCGCTCAAACGCATCGCGAGCCGGCGGCATGCAAGGCCGGCGGGCAAAGGGCCGGCAGCCGCCCGCCGCTCACTGTGA